In Promicromonospora sp. Populi, one genomic interval encodes:
- a CDS encoding sugar phosphate isomerase/epimerase family protein yields MTLAKIGVQTMMLRTEFAERGLFETLRLVSDIGYHAAEISMVAMTKENVAELARARTELGLDIASISGGLTGPGGDHESLTTHFDKFVADAQTLGAEMIRIGMLPAEAMASPATVEKFADDSNEMAARLQEHGIRLYYHNHHIDFAKYDGRYLLDVLAERAPLVGFEIDVHWVQRGGLDPVATLRKYAGRVAMVHLKDYRIGRISPAAFAALDAGDRGPWEAELAKVVQFAEVGEGNLDFPAIIDESVAVGAEYLLVEQDEHYGRTPLECLQTSYDNLVGLGYRELFQ; encoded by the coding sequence GTGACGTTGGCGAAGATCGGTGTCCAGACCATGATGTTGCGGACCGAGTTCGCGGAGCGTGGGCTGTTCGAGACGCTCCGGCTGGTGAGCGACATCGGCTACCACGCGGCGGAGATCTCCATGGTCGCGATGACAAAAGAGAACGTCGCGGAGCTCGCCCGGGCCCGTACGGAGCTCGGGCTGGACATCGCGTCGATCTCGGGGGGCCTGACAGGCCCCGGCGGGGACCACGAGTCGCTGACCACCCACTTCGACAAGTTCGTCGCGGACGCGCAGACGCTCGGCGCCGAGATGATCCGCATCGGCATGCTGCCCGCAGAGGCCATGGCCTCGCCCGCGACGGTCGAGAAGTTCGCCGACGACAGCAATGAGATGGCGGCCCGGCTGCAGGAGCACGGCATCCGCCTGTACTACCACAACCATCACATCGACTTCGCGAAGTACGACGGGCGGTACCTGCTCGACGTGCTGGCCGAGCGCGCCCCGCTCGTGGGCTTCGAGATCGACGTGCACTGGGTGCAGCGCGGCGGCCTCGACCCGGTGGCGACCCTGCGCAAGTACGCCGGGCGCGTCGCCATGGTGCACCTCAAGGACTACCGGATCGGGCGGATCTCGCCCGCCGCGTTCGCGGCGCTCGACGCCGGCGACCGGGGGCCGTGGGAGGCCGAGCTGGCGAAGGTGGTGCAGTTCGCCGAGGTGGGCGAGGGCAACCTCGACTTCCCGGCCATCATCGACGAGAGCGTCGCGGTCGGTGCCGAGTACCTCCTCGTCGAGCAGGACGAGCACTACGGGCGCACCCCGCTCGAGTGCCTGCAGACCTCGTACGACAACCTCGTGGGGCTCGGGTACCGCGAGCTGTTCCAGTGA